The genome window GGAGCATATCACATACCAACCATATAGTtatgaaaataaaggaaactTACATTTTCGTTAAAAAGAATTAAATTCTTGAAATGGTTAAAATAAATTGAACCTGGGATTAGTAACAAATCAGTGTCTCCcttgtataaaataaaatacatttaaaggaagaaaatatgACTTGCTTCAAAAAACTGCCTTAATGCTATGTTAGTCCATTTACATGTTAAACCTGGAAATGTATTAACTTGCCCTTTAAACTTATGAGTCGATGAAATAGTCGCAATGAGTGTCTCTTTAGTAGGAATTCAAAGGGGTCCatcacaaaaataattaaaccaGCAATAAAACCAGTAATAAATAAACCAAGAgaaacaataacacaacaaagacaCCTTCAAAATAAGTGTAAGAGTGTTTGGTTAACAAATACACACTAAGTGAAATTagtctttctctgttttctgccaATGTGTTTGACTGAggtgattaaaacacacatcTTTTTGTTTGCAAGCAATGATCTTAATGGATGTTTCAAACAAACCTCCAATAAATTGCAAATGGAGAGGTGACTTTTTCTGAATGAGAGatctgttttttcagtttgatgttGACTGATAAAATATATATTAGCAATATGCTATTAGTAAAATATGTTCAGTCAAATATAAGGTAGAATACTTTTGTGCTGATATGTAGCACTGGGCACTGCTGATAGTATCACTAGGGGTCTGCAAAGGGATATTTTCAAACTCTACAAAGAGGGgatataaaagacaaaaagaaaaagttggaGGAGACATTTGAGGCTCTATGACCTCAAGTCCACAGGGGGGAAATTAACATGCTGATTGTATACTTATTACACGTTAGGTTACCAAGATTGAGTCTGATCATTTTTAAACTAAAcgttttgcaaaaaaaaaaaaaaaaatcttaaaaagtAAACAATTTACCACTCTCCACCCAAATACCGTATATTATTATATCTGGATGTAATTAGATATAATACGGATATAATTGAAAAGTAAACAACAATCaactcaaataaaaaataaaaaagccaaGTGGTTGGATTTGGAGTTTAGGTTTTATCTCATACTAAGCACTGTGGACCAAGTCGTGGCTCTTGATCCTGGTATTTCCAAAATACTGGCAATATGACCTCTATAGACAAATTTATGTCTGTTGTTTTAAGTAGTGCATCAGTTTTTTTGCCCTGTGGGATTCACTGTGCTGCATCCTGTAAAACTTCCATTATTTCCATCTCCAGCTCAGCTATTTTTCCTTTGTGTGACCCTGTAGCATGATGATGTCACTAAAgtacatttgttgtttgtttgatgcaATGTTCTTTTGATATGTGAGCTTATAGAGGAGACTTGTGTACATTTTCCACCGTTGGAACTGATCATATAAGTCGTTGCAGTAAATTTATTATTTCCGCCTCAACATTGAAAGTGCTTGAATGGACTTCTGTGCAGTTCTCGGTTGTAGATACGATAACGCAGGCAAAAAGTATTGAAGAGAGCAAAGCCACAGTCAGATGAAACAGCAGGATAATAAAGCCAACTGGTTCCAAAGGTTAAACACAGAGGCTTGTTATCAACTTGGGTGGGAACAAGGAAGTCTGCTGCTATCTACACCTCTTTTTCCATAGCAGTATTCTTTTCATCAAAGCTAGTCTTCACCTCATATTTATTTGATGACATTAACATTTATATTATGTTTTCCCTGCTGTAACCAATGGGCTGCTGCAACAGCACCAAGCACCAAGAAGGATCAGTTAAGTTCCAACTAACCAGCAGAAACATATGTAAACAGAAATCTTAATCAGTCTTTGGTAAGGTAAGGGTCACAGCATAAACCTGAATCCACAGGAGCTGCTAGCCTGATCCAAACTGCTGTTCTCACAACAGAAGCTGCTTCCGCTTTATGAGCTACCTGAAGAGTGTATCTACCGACAACCTGTTGTTTCCATTTTCACCCTAAAATAAAACTTAAGAAAGCTTGAAGGAATGGATTTTCATTCCAGGCCTCAAAACAAGACACTACAGGCTTTACATGGTGTTGTAGCTACAACTGATACTGTATGGAGAGCTGACACAAATGGTCTCACATAAGCACCAGTTCATCAATGATTAACTTAATTTagcatacagtatttacatCAATAATTGGGTCATAGTAGGTTATAGTTATAACACgctttaaagggacagttcactCAAAAATCAAAAAGACGTTCCTGTTACCCTAGTGCTATTTATCCTTATTGACTGTTTTAGTGTGAGggctcaaaaaaacaaaaaaaacaaacacattgaaaAAGTCTCTACTCATGGATGGGAGGGTCATGCTTGTGACAGCACAGAATGTAAAAATCAGATGAGCGTTAAGGTCAGCTAGCAGTATCACTTAGCAATAAACTAATCCTCACAAGCTACTAATGTCAGAGTGGGGTTAGTGGAGTAGATGCACGCTCCCTTCTGCCCAGTGATACGATTGGTGAGTAGTCTGTcagaaagaaaatagttcctacatGAAAATGCTCACAAAAAGGTCTGTGCATTATCTTGAGAAACCAGAAAGAGAcattgctgttgagttttttaaatgtatttctttggCACTTGAACAACACAAGCCAAATAATCTCTAGTGCCATAACATTTGACGGAAGGCAGACATTTCTATAGCCGATATCCCCAGAAAACCCAGCAACAGTTAGAAGAAACCAAGAAACAAGTGCTTAATGACACATtcagcatatatatatatatatatatgtctctaccaactcctgaggaaaatagctgctctttagctgctaaatgctccaccatgttcacctgcttgtctgtctgctgtttgttgctgggcaggtagtgtgcagTACGTTTCTAGGACTTTTTCCCTGAAAAAGCTGCCTGCTTTGTTTAAGTCAGACAGCttaacaatgagctgaaacgcACTATgaagctccataaagctgaggagagctgcagattcaggtttttacatttgataCATTGTTAGTATAAAACTATCATTTATAGCTATTTTAAAGACAGACCAGAGAAAGGTGTGTCACTGCATTCTAATCAGGACGTTACAAAGCTGAAGAAACTGTTTCTGACATTCAGCTGCAGGAAGTTTTGGTCCATCTCTGGATGACATGTATGTGGTCAAGAACAATCAATAGTCTGTTTAGATTGTAAGGATTAAAATGAAGGTAAAGCTCCATATCATCTGCATTAAAAATTCAGGAAATGGTCTTCTGGCTGATGATGTGACTGAATTCGGCATTGTAGCAAATACAACTGtgtttacattaaaacaaaaatggacTTTTTAATACTTtagtattttttaaatcaagtaCTCTAGTGATGTATGTCAAGTAAAAAAATCTGACAGAATAACTTCTTATTTGACCTGTAGTATCTATACTTTGACTCAAGTAATGGAGTTGTGTCCTCCACTGCAAATCAGTCATCATGTGGACAAttcagacagtcacacacattacTAAGAATAACTCTCAGAGGAATGACTGCTTCTAGATTCAGTTAGTTTTGTAGTTCATTTGTGAGGTGCTCTAACTTGCACTAACTTACATTTTGAGGAACATTCCAGCAATTatgcaacacatttttacagtctGTTTAGTTCATATCTATCCTACAAAAGTTTAACCCAGCAGGACAAACATCTGCTATCATAAAAAGTGCCATCACACCCTTTTGGTTTTGGTTCAGATTATTGGGGTTTGGGGTAGGTTCAAACATTTTGGGGAAGTTCGGGTTGAGTCCTTTTggttttcagcttcatttcatatattttacactACGAACTATGAATTTCCCATGAGATTGCCCTCATTTGTGCAACTCATCATTATGAATTGCTGCAAGTCTGTTGTAAAATTGAAACTTTGTCTAACTGTCTTGTCTCAAAAAGGCTGAATAAAGCTGCAATGCtgattaaaacacaacatttattaAGAATATATACATTTGaataaagcatttcacaaaggcTTCATCCAGATATCATCATCAATTATTAATAACTTGTCATCAAAAACTCAAACAGTAGAAAATTTGAGCATCAAGTGGAGGCAGCTGAAGAAACTGTAGAGTCTCATCAAGTCTCTGTGGGGTAGGAAATGGGTGAAACATCATTATTAAAGCTTTTTGCTTGAGCACAAAGTCATTTCTATATGTTTTATCAGAGATGTTTACATTCATCTGGGGATGATGAGGTTTTCAAGGAAGTTTCAGGCAAGCCTGCTATTGTTTAACCTAAGGGCTCGTCTTTTAGTGTGGTTAATCATTTATCCAATGATAAGATTTGTCTGCCTTTGAACAGGTAGTCCTTTTAGTTCCACATTTAAACCAGAtcaaactgaaagaaagagaagtcaAACTGAGCTAGGAGGATATTTTCCACAGTTCCTGTGTTTTGAAATATAGAATTAAATAAAGATCAAGTATGAAACTGAACCCTGTTAAATCTTGTGAAAATGAGCAGATTTCAAAGAGGACTATGATTCCTTTTGTGTCCATAATCCCGAGACattttacacatacacaccaaacacacaaatacaatacaaaaaacTGCAGATTGCTGATGGTTGGAGATTCACTgtcactatatatatatatatatatatatatatatatatatatatatgtgtgtgaaataataagaaaaacaacaacaacaatacttTCAGCAGATACATGCAGATGGTTTAAATATTGATCAGACCATGTACTGCCAATGGGAAAATCTCAAATGAAACTTTAATACTAATCAAACTTTGTAGACTAAACACTGAGTGGAGCGAATGAATGGATTCATTGTAGTGAGGAGGATTTTACAGcctacaaatacacacatggctgatggtttttacattttaacatcttTTCTCTCTAGATTTGACAGTGTTTAGGGTAAAATGAAaacgagaaaaagaaaaagcagaaagaaagaataaaagagttAGAATTATATTCCTGGCAGCCGGCTGAGGCCTTCGAAGCAGCCTTTCGATCATCATCGTCACAAAagattgacagaaaatagaactgcacagttaaaatacagcaaaagtaaaacaatgatGTGATAGAACTTCAGTTAGTTCtattttattacaaaatgaCAGTATACTTCATAATTCTAAAGTTAGTTATACAGTGTGAGCAAGGCCTCACCTGTGGGCCTACACTATATAGGTGAAGTCTGTGTTGTGTGAGGCATCCCTGTGTCCCCGCCCGCCGGAGGGGAGTCGGTTGTGTGCGGGATATCCTCCTGTGGGGTCATCGTTGCCATGGCAACGGCCACCTGCTCGGCCTGCGGGACTGACGTCGGCGCCCGGCCCGTGCGGTTGCTGGCCGGTCCTCCGTTCCTGCGGAGCGAGCTCCGGATGCCGCTGGACACGCGGCTGGAGAGGCGCCGCACCGCGCCGCCGATCCCGCCCAGAACGCCCTTGTCTTTCTTCAGCAAGCCCACATCATCTTCCAGCTCCGCCGGGGGCACCTCGATGTTCCCGGAGTACCAGAACACCCACCAGATGAGGCTGAGGAAGATGACGATGGCGCCTGCGTAAATGAGCAGGTCATAGAAAAACACGTTGACGAACACCCCGATGAGAAGGACGGCCAGCCCCACAATGTCAAAGGCGACTGCGAGCCagaaacagcacacacagcgaCCCAGACCCCGGTAGACTGGCTCCATGTCAGCACACAGCGAGCGACTCCGGAGAGACGCTGGGGTCTCCAACAGTGACTGCTTCTTTCCCGGAGCCTTTGTGCCGTGGCATCGAGTCTCAGAGCGGCTGTAAGGTGAGCCAGGTGAGGCGCCTGGCTCACACTCGCACAGGAGGGGCGTGGTGCTCACTGGAGGAGGGGCTGAACGCACTACCTGACCGCGCAGGCCCTTCTGCTCTCCTTCCACTAGATTATATTGACTTTTACGCAGGAAGTCGGCCACACTTGCTCTGGCGCTGCCCTTATTCTGAGCTGACCTGTGTGCGAGGCAGACAGATCTGAGGAGAAGCATGAAAGTCTGACTTACAGTAAGGCTGATAGAGTCAAGCCGGCCACATAAGTTAATGTGTGGACTGGGATGGATAAAATAACAAGAGCACCTGAAGCTCTCACGAGAGACTAATTAGaagaagactttttttttcacatacaCAGATCATTCAGAAATAAATCATTTGTTTGAACAAATGTGACAACAGCAAATGCCACTGTCAGATAATACAACATAAAGTATGCAGAACATCATAAACTCCAATGTAGCACATGGTGGAGCCAGGGTCAGCGTGGGGGCCAGGTGTTGTCTGGGGAGACGAGGCATTATTGGAGGAAAAAGGGCTAAACTGAGGAAGGATTATCCAAAGATCCAgaccacagcacagacacagaatgAAGAAACAATTTAGTACTGGTGATGCAAAGAAGATATGGAGCAGTCTCAGTACAATGATGGACAGAAAGGTCAGCGTTGCCACCCCACCACAGATGTCGCCTCCAAACAGTAGGTTTGGCATGTATGGGGACATACTGGACGATGTTTGTAGCCCAGGTTGGGATGCTGTCACTCTTCCTGAAGGggagacagcagacaggagcCGTTGCTGAGTGtctttaaaggtgtttttaagGAGATGATCTGCTTGATGAAAATGTGCCACTCTCACAGGAGACACTCACGATCATTCCAGTGCCTAAAATTCACCTCATGACTTCAGACCAATTGCTCTTACCAGTACCAAGTGCATGGGAGGGGTTATACTGGGGCACCTATCATCACCTCATGATTAGCCCAGAGAGGTATGAGGATGCTACATCCTTACGCATCCAGCATCCTTAGGGTTATGTGAGGATTCTACTTATTGATTTTAGTTCATTGTTTGATAGGATCAGGACTGATTTTGATAAACTGATTTGAAACCGATTGACACCCTGTACCCGGATCAAACACTTTTCATCTGACCGCCCCCAAAGAGTGTCTGTGCGAGGCTCCCAGTCTGATGGAATCATTTCATCTCATGCACTCTTCTGCATGTGTATACTGTCAGTGAAATGCAGATTTATCGGTCTTTTAAAGGCAGCTGACATGGGagcgtggggggggggggggcaagctGTAGAGATTTTTGGTTGTCTTAAATACATACATGctgtattaatattattatcattattatttatcacttttaCCCCGCTTTTATTATTACGGGCCCACTTATTTATTGCTGTTATGTATTCTACCCCATGGCACACTGAACTTTATTTTCCTGAGTAACTTTGCacattcagctttaatttgcACTGCGAGATTTCTGTCTTATCTAACTTCtaatatattgtttatttttttatctagTGCAGTGGTTTCTACGcacttgtgtatatatatattttttttaaagtgtttttctcACCTACCTCAGGTCAGTTCAGTGTAAGTTATCTGTGTGTACGTTGGGGTGTATGAACTCTCTTCTTGTcccattgttttattttcttttttttttccacacctTGTGCTTTGCTTTGTAGCCAAGGATGAATTTCTATATGAGTGGACAATAAAGATGTCTATCCTGGTTGTAGCTGTAAGACTGCTTCATATGTGAGTTTTCATATGATGTATGCAGtatctgtacagtatgtggcaCTATAACCATGTGATAGCTATGATGAAATAAACTGATTGTGGACTAAAGCCTCTTCTGCACCAGTGCAGCAGAGGTAGAGTGGGTCTCCAGCTTTAATGTCATGATTGTCCACATCTGTGAGGACCTCCACGCTGTTTAATATCTCTGAGGATGCTTCTACCACTGTACCGCCAAGAGCCTGACAGACCAATCACAGCGTTGGTTGTCTGAGGTTTCCTTCTCCCCACTAGGAGGCGCCACAGGAGCCCCATGAACACGGGGCTGAGGAGGAGTGATACCCCGCAGCTGCCCCCCCTGCTGAAATCCTTGTTATTAACTGTCCAGAATGGCTGCCTTCTACACTGTACATAAGATACATGCACTCATTCTACTGTACAAACCTGCTGGTTGAATACGCTGTACATTTATCCGTCGGCTGAAGCCAGAGCTTCACCTTCACTTCTCTAAAATATAtccatatatacagtacacattCGCGCGTACACACATGAATGCCTCTGAACATACTGGTACATTGTGTCAGAACATTATATTGCGTGGTATGCTCTCGCATTCTCAACTCAGCTCCTGTTTTTTAGTCTGTTTTCCACTGCATTCAGAGCCCACCAATCACCTGTCAGACTTACCCTCCTTATTAGCATTGTAGCCTTATTCTAAACTCAGTTACCCCTCTCACTAGAGGCCCTTGCAAACCAAAAATCTTTCTGTGGCTCAGAGTCCTGAGGAGATCTAAGCAGAAAAGCTGAGGTCAAGTGGTGGAAAGACAGGCTTCTCTGATATTTAGAAACATCTTTTGATAAAATACCAAGTGTACATTTAGGACGCAAGCGCAAAATACTTCTCTAAGATTACTGACAGTAGCTGCTATAACCCAAGAGTCTTATTCAGCACCATTAACTCCTATCCTGCTCCCCTCCCCAATCGGATGTGAGGAGATTTTTTTACAAGGTCAAGGTCTCAGCTGCTTTGATATTGTCCTTCGATCCACTAACACCAAATAACAAAGCCGGTGGTGGTCATTATATAATAACTGAGCATCAAATTATAGAATTGTTTATTCAAGCATTTTATTCCATGCTTAGatattctttcatttatttaaacatttaatgatGTGATTAATTATGTTTTGAtatatttaggttttttttttaaacctccaCAGCAGATTTTAACCCCTTTATATCCTATTTATCTGTATGCACTTTTGCTTATGTTCTGTTTGAATGCTTGCCTGCATCGCGTTGTACTGGTACTCTGCATAATAAGAATAATGttgaatctaatctaatgtaatATAAATCCTCTTTTATTGTGGAATAGATTATTATCTGTCCTCAGTATCATGTTCATGGTGCAGGTTGATGATGGGCTGCAGGGGTTGACAGCATCACCCAGGCTACATGtactgtgcatgtttgcatcaGTGTCATGTATTAACAAGCAAAGCTTTTACCTCACAGGATATTTTCTGTTGTATGTGCATagtgcacacagacagatggacatgCTGCAGGTTGGATTAGGTCAGATCTGTTCATTCGCTGGTCTCTGGCCTGGAGCCACAGCACAaagctgaagtgtgtgtgtgtgtgtgtgtgtgtgtgtgtgtgtgtgttggggtggaGTGCTGGAGCTCTGCAACCAGCAGCCATGTTGATCTCAGAACAATCAGAGATGGATGCGTCCAGTGGCATTTCTCTGCCTCAGTAATCCTGTTCTAAATCATTtgcacaacacagcagcagccacaatGAGCAGAAAGGCTTATGAAGAagatgacaaataaataaataacagtgagCAACAACCAATAAGAACACAGCGGGACAGATGGGCATCATGGCAGCCTGTCAGAGAAAATCACATATTCCAAATACGAACTTTGACATATTCaccaaacaaaagaaaagaacacagGAGATATGAGAGGTCTACAACACGTATTCACATTAAAACCAGCGTACAGGGTTTTTATATGTAGAGGGATTTAGAGCCTCGTTCACACCTTGTCTCACAGGTAAACACCACCCTGCCCTCAACTAATTAGTGTCTGAAACTTAAGTATCTTATTGCATGTTTAGTCCATTTGGTTGCACAGTCCCTAAAGGGTTACTCCAGGGAGTTTGTACTGCACTTATGTAAAGTTTGGGGGGGACTCACAATAGCGCAGTTGAGTATTGTGCTCACTGACCGCTGTGTCCCCAGTTGGAGAAgcaatcagccaatcagagcttttttAGCCCCATTGAGAAGGGGGGGCACCATCTCCTTGAGTCGGAGCaggaaaaatgaccacaaacactGTGACAAGCATAAACAAGAGGGACATAGCTGCACTGTTGTAAGCTGATTTACAGAAGTACCAAATCTTAAATTGACCTAACAAATAATTATTGAATCATCTGA of Chelmon rostratus isolate fCheRos1 chromosome 17, fCheRos1.pri, whole genome shotgun sequence contains these proteins:
- the si:dkeyp-72e1.6 gene encoding transmembrane protein 238-like; the protein is MEPVYRGLGRCVCCFWLAVAFDIVGLAVLLIGVFVNVFFYDLLIYAGAIVIFLSLIWWVFWYSGNIEVPPAELEDDVGLLKKDKGVLGGIGGAVRRLSSRVSSGIRSSLRRNGGPASNRTGRAPTSVPQAEQVAVAMATMTPQEDIPHTTDSPPAGGDTGMPHTTQTSPI